One part of the Lytechinus pictus isolate F3 Inbred chromosome 3, Lp3.0, whole genome shotgun sequence genome encodes these proteins:
- the LOC129268705 gene encoding uncharacterized protein LOC129268705 isoform X1: protein MWVSGSKTEKYRATVLAVNRSKDNLIRKRNKMCDGQSMETDKETGRGKRKKKPTRTYMYSSSELETDDEEPQPKETKKSKSKISQCNEMARDLRKQMFGANETKKSNGRTATGSGTSGEIIDLKKQLEKSRRETEDLQVKLTKEKAVREKIQQQLLFLQGVPKFIETFKGFIVDMEEMSRLKADHEEMHCPSGGSSTSSSPARSSPARSSTQSSTQSSPSSARPQSQQIALGSKVSLSRNVLDRCNAGDFRKYTCDLMLAVFGRPTLLTSSLTGAKNVAGRAKPPLDSDKLQGIISHVKSKFPGVSSSEIRIVMRNKVGNEIKLAKRRSQPKENQAKENQAKELNQEPQDETE from the exons ATGTGGGTCAGTGGCAGCAAAACGGAGAAGTATCGAGCAACAGTGTTGGCTGTAAATA GATCCAAGGATAATCTCATCAGAAAAAGGAACAAGATGTGTGACGGGCAATCAATGGAGACTGATAAGGAAACTGGGAgagggaagagaaagaagaaaccaacacgcacatacatgtattcatcttCGGAGTTGGAGACGGATGATGAGGAGCCTCAACCAAAAGAAACAAAG aaatcaaaatcaaaaatttCACAGTGCAATGAGATGGCCAGGGATCTCAGGAAGCAAATGTTTGGTGCCAATGAAACG aaaaaatcaaatggaCGTACGGCAACGGGAAGTGGAACAAGTGGTGAGATAATTGACCTGAAAAAGCAGTTGGAGAAATCAAGGAGAGAGACTGAGGATCTGCAGGTGAAGCTGACTAAGGAGAAGGCAGTTAGGGAAAAGATACAGCAACAGCTGTTGTTTTTGCAAG GAGTGCCTAAATTCATCGAAACCTTTAAAGGGTTCATAGTGGATATGGAGGAGATGTCGAGACTCAAG GCTGATCATGAAGAGATGCACTGTCCATCAGGAGGGTCATCTACATCATCCTCGCCCGCTCGTTCCTCGCCCGCTCGTTCCTCCACCCAGTCCTCCACCCAATCCTCGCCATCATCAGCACGACCACAG TCCCAACAGATTGCCCTTGGATCGAAGGTCTCTCTTAGTCGAAACGTCCTCGACAGGTGCAACGCTGGTGATTTTCGCAAGTACACCTGCGATTTGATGCTGGCGGTGTTCGGCAGGCCTACCCTACTGACCTCGTCACTGACTGGTGCGAAGAATGTGGCAGGTCGCGCAAAGCCACCTCTGGACAGTGACAAGCTTCAGGGGATAATTA GTCATGTCAAGTCAAAGTTCCCAGGAGTGTCATCATCGGAAATCCGCATCGTTATGCGGAACAAAGTTGGCAACGAAATTAAGTTGGCCAAACGTAGATCTCAACCGAAAGAGAACCAAGCCAAAGAAAACCAAGCCAAAGAATTAAACCAAGAACCACAAGATGAGACCGAATGA
- the LOC129268705 gene encoding uncharacterized protein LOC129268705 isoform X2, whose amino-acid sequence MWVSGSKTEKYRATVLAVNRSKDNLIRKRNKMCDGQSMETDKETGRGKRKKKPTRTYMYSSSELETDDEEPQPKETKKSKSKISQCNEMARDLRKQMFGANETKKSNGRTATGSGTSGEIIDLKKQLEKSRRETEDLQVKLTKEKAVREKIQQQLLFLQGVPKFIETFKGFIVDMEEMSRLKADHEEMHCPSGGSSTSSSPARSSPARSSTQSSTQSSPSSARPQVMSSQSSQECHHRKSASLCGTKLATKLSWPNVDLNRKRTKPKKTKPKN is encoded by the exons ATGTGGGTCAGTGGCAGCAAAACGGAGAAGTATCGAGCAACAGTGTTGGCTGTAAATA GATCCAAGGATAATCTCATCAGAAAAAGGAACAAGATGTGTGACGGGCAATCAATGGAGACTGATAAGGAAACTGGGAgagggaagagaaagaagaaaccaacacgcacatacatgtattcatcttCGGAGTTGGAGACGGATGATGAGGAGCCTCAACCAAAAGAAACAAAG aaatcaaaatcaaaaatttCACAGTGCAATGAGATGGCCAGGGATCTCAGGAAGCAAATGTTTGGTGCCAATGAAACG aaaaaatcaaatggaCGTACGGCAACGGGAAGTGGAACAAGTGGTGAGATAATTGACCTGAAAAAGCAGTTGGAGAAATCAAGGAGAGAGACTGAGGATCTGCAGGTGAAGCTGACTAAGGAGAAGGCAGTTAGGGAAAAGATACAGCAACAGCTGTTGTTTTTGCAAG GAGTGCCTAAATTCATCGAAACCTTTAAAGGGTTCATAGTGGATATGGAGGAGATGTCGAGACTCAAG GCTGATCATGAAGAGATGCACTGTCCATCAGGAGGGTCATCTACATCATCCTCGCCCGCTCGTTCCTCGCCCGCTCGTTCCTCCACCCAGTCCTCCACCCAATCCTCGCCATCATCAGCACGACCACAG GTCATGTCAAGTCAAAGTTCCCAGGAGTGTCATCATCGGAAATCCGCATCGTTATGCGGAACAAAGTTGGCAACGAAATTAAGTTGGCCAAACGTAGATCTCAACCGAAAGAGAACCAAGCCAAAGAAAACCAAGCCAAAGAATTAA